Proteins encoded in a region of the Chondrinema litorale genome:
- a CDS encoding macro domain-containing protein, protein MSKLAIIKGDITEVEVDAIVNSSNTNLLGYANGNGVTATILKKGGGDILKACKQVIIKKGSLLPGEAVLTTAGKLQAKKIIHTVGPIWNDGQSQEEILLTNCYDNALQLAVEHGLSSIAFPNISTGFYKFPIEIAAEIAIGTCQWFLKKEEGKILQKVLIVCHNEANYKQCMLALEKSKH, encoded by the coding sequence ATGAGTAAGCTAGCAATAATAAAAGGAGATATTACAGAAGTAGAAGTGGATGCCATCGTTAATTCAAGTAATACAAATCTGCTAGGGTATGCAAATGGAAATGGAGTAACTGCTACTATATTAAAAAAAGGAGGAGGAGATATACTTAAAGCTTGTAAGCAAGTAATCATTAAAAAGGGATCACTATTACCTGGAGAAGCGGTACTAACAACTGCGGGTAAATTACAAGCAAAGAAAATCATTCATACGGTAGGACCTATTTGGAATGATGGCCAATCTCAAGAAGAGATTTTATTGACGAACTGTTATGATAATGCCCTACAATTAGCTGTAGAACATGGTCTTAGTTCAATTGCATTTCCAAATATCAGTACAGGTTTTTATAAATTTCCAATAGAAATAGCGGCAGAAATAGCAATAGGTACATGTCAATGGTTTTTAAAAAAAGAAGAAGGAAAGATATTGCAAAAAGTATTGATCGTGTGCCATAATGAAGCTAATTATAAACAATGTATGTTAGCCTTAGAAAAAAGCAAGCATTAA
- a CDS encoding BLUF domain-containing protein, whose amino-acid sequence MLTNLIYTSKRNNNCNDQEIFNILEACNKNNSHKDITGVLLFSDSLFLQYLEGERKDIFELYDKIKLDNRHNDAVMVGCRTIKERIFPDWSMGKKDIGQEGFEFISGDNFLGKHKLDSILENQDNEKLVSSIKKFFEARL is encoded by the coding sequence ATGCTAACCAACTTAATCTACACCAGTAAACGAAATAACAATTGTAATGACCAAGAGATATTCAATATTTTAGAAGCTTGTAATAAAAATAATTCCCATAAAGATATTACAGGTGTACTGCTTTTTTCTGATAGTTTATTCTTACAATATCTTGAAGGAGAAAGAAAAGATATTTTTGAACTTTATGATAAAATTAAATTAGACAACAGACATAATGATGCCGTTATGGTGGGTTGTAGAACTATAAAAGAACGTATCTTTCCTGATTGGAGCATGGGTAAGAAAGATATTGGACAAGAAGGTTTTGAATTCATCAGTGGGGATAACTTTTTGGGAAAACATAAACTTGACAGCATTTTAGAAAATCAGGATAATGAAAAATTAGTATCATCTATCAAAAAGTTTTTTGAGGCTAGACTCTAG